The Streptomyces sp. NBC_00224 genome has a window encoding:
- the rsmH gene encoding 16S rRNA (cytosine(1402)-N(4))-methyltransferase RsmH, producing the protein MTGREALPSEGDGGRAEGQQRHVPVMLQRCLDLLAPALTQPGAVVVDCTLGLGGHSEALLTQFPEARLIALDRDKEALRLSGERLAPYGERATLVHAVYDELPEVLERLGIPRVQGILFDLGVSSMQLDEADRGFAYAQDAPLDMRMDQTTGVSAAEVLNTYAPGELVRILRQYGEEKQAKRIVSAVVREREKEPFSNSARLVELIRDSLPQAAKRTGGNPAKRTFQALRIEVNGELSVLERAIPAAVAALDVGGRIAVLSYHSLEDRLVKQVFAAGAANTAPPGLPVVPEQYQPRLKLLTRGAELPTEEEIAENRRAAPARFRGAQRIREDVR; encoded by the coding sequence GCGGGCGAGCGGAGGGACAGCAGCGGCACGTCCCGGTGATGCTCCAGCGGTGCCTGGACCTGCTGGCCCCGGCCCTGACGCAGCCCGGGGCGGTCGTCGTCGACTGCACCCTGGGCCTCGGCGGCCACAGTGAAGCACTGCTCACCCAGTTCCCCGAGGCGCGCCTGATCGCCCTCGACCGGGACAAGGAGGCCCTGCGGCTCTCCGGCGAGCGCCTGGCGCCCTACGGGGAGCGCGCGACCCTGGTCCACGCCGTCTACGACGAGCTCCCCGAGGTCCTGGAGCGGCTCGGCATCCCGCGCGTCCAGGGCATCCTCTTCGACCTCGGCGTCTCCTCGATGCAGCTCGACGAGGCCGACCGAGGCTTCGCCTACGCGCAGGACGCCCCGCTCGACATGCGCATGGACCAGACCACCGGCGTCAGCGCGGCCGAGGTGCTCAACACCTACGCGCCGGGCGAGCTGGTGCGGATCCTTCGGCAGTACGGCGAGGAGAAGCAGGCCAAGCGGATCGTCTCGGCGGTCGTCCGCGAGCGCGAGAAGGAGCCGTTCAGCAACAGCGCGCGGCTCGTCGAGCTGATCCGCGACTCGCTGCCGCAGGCCGCCAAGCGCACCGGCGGCAACCCCGCCAAGCGCACGTTCCAGGCCCTGCGCATCGAGGTCAACGGCGAGCTCTCGGTCCTTGAGCGGGCGATCCCGGCGGCCGTGGCGGCCCTGGACGTCGGCGGCCGGATCGCGGTCCTGTCGTACCACTCGCTGGAGGACCGCCTGGTCAAGCAGGTCTTCGCGGCCGGCGCGGCCAACACCGCCCCGCCGGGGCTGCCGGTCGTGCCCGAGCAGTACCAGCCGCGCCTCAAGCTCCTCACCCGCGGCGCGGAGCTGCCCACGGAGGAGGAGATCGCCGAGAACCGGCGGGCGGCCCCCGCCAGGTTCCGCGGGGCCCAGCGGATCCGGGAGGATGTGCGGTGA
- a CDS encoding septum formation initiator encodes MSGPARQLRGRAARLGRLLPPAGARSAARTPFVLLVVVLLGGGLISLLLLNSALNEGSFKLSELRRETTGLTDEQQALQHDVDGLSAPDALSRRATELGMVPGTSPLFLNPDGTVKGVPGAGAARPAPALSPELVQGATVTAPATDAPAASPVPGTQPHGTPAPVPAPAHTSSGTSPSAAAPAAPQAPAPAKTSPTPGR; translated from the coding sequence GTGAGCGGACCGGCCAGGCAGCTGCGGGGGCGGGCGGCCCGGCTCGGCCGGCTGCTGCCCCCGGCGGGCGCGCGCAGCGCCGCCCGCACCCCCTTCGTGCTGCTGGTCGTCGTGCTCCTCGGCGGCGGTCTGATCAGCCTGCTGCTGCTGAACTCCGCGCTGAACGAGGGCTCGTTCAAGCTGAGCGAGCTGCGCCGCGAGACCACCGGGCTCACCGACGAGCAGCAGGCGCTCCAGCACGACGTGGACGGCCTCTCCGCCCCCGACGCGCTCTCCCGCCGGGCCACCGAGCTCGGCATGGTCCCCGGCACCAGCCCCCTCTTCCTCAACCCGGACGGCACGGTCAAGGGCGTGCCCGGCGCGGGCGCCGCCCGGCCGGCCCCGGCGCTCAGCCCCGAGCTGGTCCAGGGCGCGACCGTGACCGCCCCGGCCACCGACGCCCCCGCGGCGTCCCCGGTGCCCGGCACCCAGCCGCACGGGACCCCCGCGCCGGTCCCCGCGCCCGCGCACACCTCCTCCGGCACGTCGCCGAGTGCCGCCGCTCCCGCCGCACCCCAGGCGCCCGCCCCCGCGAAGACCTCCCCGACCCCCGGCAGGTGA